The window GCCTCTCGCGAAGTCGAACGCGTTTGGCGTTCAGGCCATGATGAGATCTGCGCGTACCGTTCCTAAGAGGTTGACTCGGGCTCGGTGACCCGCCTTTTTTTGTTTCAGACTTACAGCACGCCAGTCAACCGTTGCCTCATCGCGATTTCACGTCCCTGCGAACTTGGAGCCCGGACAGACATACAGACGGTCGCTCGCATTCTCGCGCCACGCTTCAAAACTGATGGATGCGCCCGACAGCGCGCCAATATCGCCGTGACAAACGTTGACGGTAGCCGGTACCTTATCCGGTTACGCTTGCGGCTGTCCCGTCGATATCCAAGATGGAGAAGAACTGTGAGCCCCTTATCCCTGATTGATCTTTCGTACCTGGCCAACCGAATTCGTCCGCCTCAGCCCCTTCACGTCTCAGCGCCCGAAATTACGCCGGTGCCGCATGCAGAGAGCACGGCCGCCGATTTCGCGACACGGCACGCCGATCTCCTGATCCTGATCGGCGCGACCGCGGCCGGCGTCCTGATGCTGCTGGAAATGTTTGTCGCCCTTCACATCCTCCTTGACTGATTGCGCCCTTCCGTATGATGGCCTGGCACCACAGCCCGATGCTGGCGACCACGTCATCCGGATCGCTCGACCGCGATTTTCGTCACCTGCCCTCTCCGCCCGGGGTCGCCTTCAGATCGAGAATTTTGGCGGCCTCATCGAACTCCAACTCGTCTTCAACGTAAGCGGCTCACGTCGGCCGTTGTAGACGGTGACTGAGAGAGACATCAGAGTGATGGCCATCATTTCGGATTTGATGGGCATCACTTTGTCACAGTCTGCAGAGAAGAAGCCGGGTACCCGAATGGGTCGCCCCAACTACCCCCGGGATGTTCGTGAGCGGCTGGCGGCAGCGGCTTGCGAGCCGGGTGTATCGGTCGCGAAGCTGGCTCGGGAGAATGGCATCAACGCGAACATGCTGTTCACCTGGCGGCGGCGATATCTGGCCGATCGGCAAGCTCGGTCGGCTGGGCTCATTCCGGTCGTACTGGTAGGCGACACGCCGACGGAAGTCGTTGCGTCACCTTCGGTAGAACCGCGAGTGCCGGACACGAAGCCTGCATCACCTGTTGGCACGATCGAGATCCGTATCGGTCGTGCCGTGGTTAAGGTGGACGGCTTGGTTGATGCCGACGTGCTGCGAACCGTGCTGGATAGTCTGCGCTCATGATCTCCCTCCCGGCAGGCACGCGCATCTGGATCGCTGCGGGCATCACCGACATGCGCTGCGGCTTCCAGGGGCTGGCCGCGAAGGTACAAACAGCGCTTGAGGAGAATCCGCTGGGCGGCAACGTCTACATCTTCCGGGGCCGTCGAGGTGACCTGGTGAAGATCCTTTGGGCAACGGAGGACGGAATCTGGCTACTCGCGAAGCGGCTTGAACGAGGCCGTTTTATATGGCCTGAGGCAGACGGTGGCAAGGTCCATTTGAGTCCTGCACAACTGTCTATGCTCCTTGAGGGCATCGATTGGAGACAGCCCCGTCGCAGCGCCGCGTTATCGATGTTGTAAACCGCGCGGCAGACTCGTAAACTACGGCGCATGTCGAACGGCGCCGATCTTCCTGACGATGTCGATCTCCTGAAGGCCTTGCTGGTCGAGGCCCGTAGCCTGCTTGCCGAACGAGATGTCGAGATCGAGCAGCTCAAGGCCCAAATCGACAAGCTCAGGCGCATGCAGTTCGGCCGCAAGTCCGAACAGTTGCAGCGACAGATCGAGACGCTCGAGACTCAACTCGAGGATCTGGCCGCCGGGCGCGGCGTCGCGGATGTGCAGCGTGCGCAGGCCCGCCGTGCAAACGTCTCAGCGTCAAGTGCGGCGACGGGCGTTGCGGCTTCGAGGCAAGCGTTTCCTGCGCATCTGCCGCGCGAGGATCACGTGCTCGAGCCCGAATCGAGTTGCCCGGACTGCGGTCAACCGATGCAGACGCTCGGCGAGGACGTGTCCGAACAGCTCGCGCGGGTCGCTGCGGCGTTCAAGGTCATTCGCACGATCCGACGCAAGCTGGTTTGCCCATGCTGCTGCAGCATCACCCAGCTGCCGATGCCCGGCCTGCCTATCGAGCGGAGCATCGCCCATTCGAGCTTGCTAGCGGACATTCTTGCGTAATTCGTGGAAGCTGGACACGCGTTTCGCGTGAAGGTGGACGGCTGATTCTCGCGAAGCTGGACAGTCGGAGCGCAGCGACGCGGGGTTTTCGATTTTTACTCTGACCGGGGTTTGTCGGTCAAACTCTTTTTGTGTTTGCGCATCGATTCGCCGCTGAGATTGACGCGATAGGTGTTGTGCACGAGTCGATCGAGAATGGCGTCGGCGAGCGTCGGGTCCCCGAGTACCGCGTGC is drawn from Trinickia violacea and contains these coding sequences:
- the tnpA gene encoding IS66-like element accessory protein TnpA gives rise to the protein MAIISDLMGITLSQSAEKKPGTRMGRPNYPRDVRERLAAAACEPGVSVAKLARENGINANMLFTWRRRYLADRQARSAGLIPVVLVGDTPTEVVASPSVEPRVPDTKPASPVGTIEIRIGRAVVKVDGLVDADVLRTVLDSLRS
- the tnpB gene encoding IS66 family insertion sequence element accessory protein TnpB (TnpB, as the term is used for proteins encoded by IS66 family insertion elements, is considered an accessory protein, since TnpC, encoded by a neighboring gene, is a DDE family transposase.), which encodes MISLPAGTRIWIAAGITDMRCGFQGLAAKVQTALEENPLGGNVYIFRGRRGDLVKILWATEDGIWLLAKRLERGRFIWPEADGGKVHLSPAQLSMLLEGIDWRQPRRSAALSML